The DNA segment ACAAATCGGCGCGTAATATTATCGAAGGCCTTCAAATTCGGTCAACCGAAGAAACCGGCCGAATTATTCACAGCGAAAGTTATCATGATTATGAGCGTAAAGAAATTTCCGAAATGTTGATGGAAACGGATATCGGCGAAGAAGATGCGGCTACGTTTATCGAGGTTGTTGAAAACACAGAATTGAGCGTCGGCGAGATCATTCATCGCGTTTTCAAATTGAATTATATAGCTGAGAATGCTGCTCGTCAAGAAGCGCTTCGCGGTCGAATGAATCTCAAAGAAATAGTGGTACTCTATCTCCATACGGTTTTACAGGTGGTTATCAGCGAGTACGGCCTCGATGAAGAGATGATTTTAGAAATCAGCAACCGCATCGCTTTGTCCAACAACATGAAACGTCAATTCATGATCGTGCAGCAACTTGAACGTTATTTCTTCGGACTTACAACGCATGATATGCACGAAAAAGGCAAAGATTTCTGGATTCGGCTGATCAATGAATATGAACTTAAAATTGCGCTCGAACAATATATCACACAGGACAAAGTCGAAAAATCGGATATGGAAATTGCTGAACTTTACACGGAAGCTCATCACTTATTTGACGACGTCAGCGAGCTGAAAGACGAAACTCTGGCAATCATATCGATTACTTACCGTTTGGACAATCCTGAAGAGCGCGGGCATAGTGCCGAGGAATTGTTGGCCATTATCGATCAGATAAAATTGCTGACCAAAGAATTTTCCCCGCTGATGATTCTCACACGAGACATTTTTTCATTTTTCGAAATTCTCGGTGAATGCGATCACAACAATCGTTTTTTCAGAGAAACGATCCTGAAATTCCGGCTTCGCTTAAAAAAACTGGCCGATGCCAAAGAAAAATCCGGAGACCGTATTACGTTGGCCAATCTTGTTTTAACGTATTTGTATTCGCGCCTCGATGCGTATTTAGATGAATATGACGTCAATGAAGAAAGCGTATTAGAGGGTATACGCAATCGCCTTTCTCAATGCAATGATTTTGAGCGGCAATTTGCCATCGTTGATTTGATTGAAGACCATATTTTTTCAAATCCCGGACTGCTTCAGATTGTCGACGGCAATTACTGGCCGGAACTGATCAATACGTTTGAGCTCAACATTATTTTGGAAATTTACGTGCGGCGTGGATACCTGGTTGCAGAAAATGACAGCATGACTAAAAATCAAATGCTGGATCACGTACAATCGCGCATCAACAGCATCGATGATATTGTCGTAAAAAGCCTGACAGTCACGTTTTTGACGGCGCAATTATCCGCACTTCTTGATCAGTCAAAAGAAAATCGATTAACCATTACAGAAGTTTCCAAAACCATTGATCATCTTCGCAGCGATGCGTCGATGGCCGCAAAACAGCTTCAGCTACAAAGTCATATAAAACGCGAATTGTTAAGCGTACTGACGGAACGTGTTTTTCGTTTGGAAACAATTCAAAAAGCCTTCGATGGCCAAAGCAGCGATCTGATAAGCCGTTTGGACGAAGTGACGGTTGGATTCAGAACGCGCCGTGATAATTTAATCGAAGGTAAAATGGATCCGAAAGTTCTTGAAGAAGATATCCGTCAATATCTTAACGATACGCGCGTGGTGGGATTGATCGAAGACGCAGAAAAAGAATACAAAGAACAACTGCAATCACATTCCCGCGAAAAAAGCTCCTCAAAGCATTAATTTTCTATCATCCGTAAACATAACGTATTTCCGGTGTCGCTGCGATGGACGGACCAATCGTAAACCAGCTTCTGCATTACATGCAATCCCCATCCACCCGCTTTCTGCTCTCCGTTTAATTTTTTATGCATTTCCGGTTTTTCAATTTTTGACCACTCGAAACCTTTGCCATAATCGTGAATTTTGACTTCGATAAATTTTTCCGTATAAAAAATACCGATGTCAACCGACCGTGATGAATTATACTGATTACCGTGTTTTACGGCATTTACTACTGCTTCACGAACAGCAATTTTAAAGTCATTAATTTTTGTTTCAGAAAATCCCGATCTTTCCATGCGTTTGCCAATATCATCGATCAAGGCTTTTTCCGCGTCAGGAGCGCTTTCGATTTTTACATAATGTTTTTGGATAGGATAATGGCGTAACAATACGACAGCGATATCATCTGAAAGCCGTTGTCCGTCAATAAAATGCGTTTGCATTTCTGATAACAATTGCTGTGAAGAACGGATAAAAAAATCTTCCTGTAATAAGGGAGTGATCGCCGATTCCAGATTCTCCAGGCCATCGGAATGAAATAATAATGTGTCGTTCGGCTGCAGATCAAATTCTACTTCCTGGAAATCGCCGAGCCAGCGTGGCATGCCCATTGCCCGGCCGGAAATATTAAGTATACTGGGATTTCCGTCCCGCACAAGAACAGGATTTTCTAATCCGGCATTGATAATGCGAATGTGACCGTTTTGAGTGTCGAGAACGGCAAACTGCATTGCAACGGTTCGCGTGCGTTGATCCCGAACATGAAACAACAAGTCTTCAATGATGTGAAAATATTTACTCAGATTCTGTTCGTGAAATGACAACGACTTCAACTGAATCTCGGTCACACCTTTGACAAGAGCGGCGTAAAACGATGCGCTAATGCCTTTTCCGGCAGCGTCGATCAACAAAATGCCGGCGTGGTGTTCATCAATCTCGAAATAATCGAAATAATCGCCTCCAACTTGGTGAGCCAGTATCAATCGTCCGTAGATATCAAACCCTGATGTCAACAAAGCATCATGAGGCGTAAGCCCTAATTGAATTTTATGCGCTGCTTGCAGTTGCTGATCCAGCTCCGATTGCGTATAAACTAATCGCTCATTGGCCGTGTTCAATTCACTCATTTTTTCTTTTAGCGTATTAACCATCGTGCGAACCGAAGCGGCTAAGTCATTAATTTCATCTGTTTCGGAAGCGCTTCCGATCGGATGGTCGATTTCTCCGCGAGAGATAATGCCGGCATCCATGCTCAATTTTGAAACGGGGAGCAAGATGCTTTTAGTCAAATAAAGTGATAATAATAATCCGCTCAAAAGACCGAGTACTCCGCACAAAATGACTACTTTGGTTAATTCCCCATCGGCAATCAAAAGGCCGGGAAATGCCTGATCAAGCGTTTGAACACTGACCGTTTGCCATGGAATGGATTGAAGATTGTGCCTTGTAATGAATGTCCTATCGTCAGTTTCTGTATAACCGGTTTCAGTAAAGTCGCGAAAATCCCGACTGCTATTATCGGCAATATTGGAATAAAGAACTTCGTTTTTTCTAACAATATAAAAACGTGTGTTCGATGTGATTTCTTTAACGCGCTTAGTAAGATCTTCCAATTTTAAATTCATCAAAATATACCATAGCGTACTATCCGGGGAAGTAAATGGAACGATCAATTTAACTGAAACTAATTGAGTTTCAACGTTTTGTCCCAACGATACATTGACGGAAGGCTCAGTATATTGAGTTATTGTGACGGTTTTAAAATCCGAACGTTCGAGGTAATCGTAGTTGACAGGAACGCCAAAACGGCTAAAACCTTCAGAGTTGAGTAGGTAGATTGAAATAAAATCCGTCGGATGATTATAATAAAATTCATTAATCAGTGTATTGTATCCTGGCGGCTCGCTCACTAAAAGGCGATCACGCAGAACATTGGCCCATTGCAGTCGCTCGGCAAAATATTGATCGATGGTTTTATTGTACGATTCGAGAACCCGAAGATTATTTTTCAGGTCGAATTGTCTGATAACCGATTGATTAAAAGCGTAAAAAAAGAAGCCGGTGAGAAGAAATGTAAACGCAAGTCCGGTAATAATGTAGGCCGTGACACGCTTAGCGATGCGGGAAGCTTTGGAAAAATTAAGTGTAAATATAGCGGTAAGAAAAAATACTGCCATCAAAAAACCGCCGATAAAAAGAATACGGTCTTTGACGACCCATTGATAAAAAAAATAAAGAGCAATTAAACCGATAGCAAAAGGCAAAAGGATTTCGGCCCGTCGTCGGTCGGAATATAATTTGAAAAGCAGTTCCTTGAATTTTTCCATGAAGAGTTTGATTGGCGGTGGATGTTCGTTATGAAATTAATCAAACCCTATCAGGAATGCAACTGCTGATCAAAGAAGAATAGTATTATAAGTTATAATGAGTTGATGAATTGCAGCAACGCCGAGCGTTGTTCTTTCGTCAAATGTTTAAAAATCGAAACTGATTCCTGCGCTTCACCACCGTGCCATAGTATTGCTTCTTCAATATTACGCGCACGGCCATCATGTAGAAAGTAAGTGTGTCCATTCACAACCTCGCTTAATCCGATTCCCCACAGTGGCGGTGTGCGCCATTCACGCCCGTTGGCCAAAAAGTCACTTCGATTATCGGCTAAACCTTCTCCCATATCATGTAATAACATATCGGTATAGGGATAAATAACTTGGTTTGAAACTTCCGGCACGCCATTCAGATTATTTGTTCTAAACGGAGCAACATGACAGTTTTGGCAAAGCGCTTGTTCGAATAATTTCTTTCCCTCACGAACGGATTGATCATTTTGATTGCGTGGAGCCGGCACGCCTAAAGTTTGCGTGTAAAAGGTCACGGCGGCAATTGTCAAAGAATCGATTTCAGGATCATCGGGAAGCGTATCATTGTTTGTTTGGCCAAAAGAATTCTCAAGCGGATGAACGTATGAAGTAATACCCATATCTTGTTGATACGCCGTAGCATTTTGCTGTAATAGATTTGGCTGATTGGCTTTCCATCCGAAACGGCCTAAAGAATTTTTTTGGTTTACGATATCCCACACATAATTCGGCCGTCCTGAAATCCCGTCCTGATCGGTATCGTTCTCATCCGCCAAATCAAGAATATCCGATTCGGATATAGCTTCTAATAAACCCAGGCCAAAAACGGATCGCGCAAATCGTGGCGATAACAGAAAATTTGATGGCAAATTAGTATAGGTTTGTGTGACGGTATAGGCCGGTTGCAATAGTGAATAAGGATTTCCATCCGGATAAAGACTGTCAATTTCTGTATAATTCACCGTTACATTTCCTTCTGCGATAAAGCCTTCGACAGAACGAACCTGCAATTGGCCTCCGAAACCATCAATCCCTACTGGTCCCCCGTGTTCGTCTGAGCCGGGTATACTCAATCGAAATAATAATGAACCGGTACTTCCTTCTACAAACGGAAGGCCGCGACCGTCGCGCACATGACAATTGATACAAGAAGTATTGTTAAAGACAGGTCCAAGTCCGCCATTTACGCCTGCAGGCGCTGTGACAAAAATTTGTTCGAATGCCGCATCACCGTCCGCGTGCTGTTCAATCCCGATCCCGGAAAGATTGGGAGACGGGGTTGAATACGCATTGCTGCCGCTTACGAAAACGGTGGTAGCACCGCCCGCTAAATCCGGTGAACCGTCCGCATCTGAATCATTGGTTTCGCAGCCAAAAATAAAAACCAACAGCACGCAGGAAGCGAGTTCAAATTTGAATTTCATTGTACCCTGTCAATAATTGGTTGAATTTCTGATTCTAAGGTTTGTTGAATGGCTCGGACTGCATTTTGCGCTGCTTCAATCGACGAACGATTGTTGGTAATAGCATCGGTAAAGGTTCCGTTCGTTCCGCCGATCGCACCGATGAGTTCAATGGCTTCATCCAATTCGTCTTTCAAATGTTCATCCAAATTAGCGTCGACTTGATTGATTAAATGTGAAATTCCCACAAGGTTTCCTGTTCCCAGTCCCGTATATTCTCCTAAATAAAGATTGCGAATACTGCGAATATTATTTTGAAAATCGGCCTTTGAATTATTACTGAAACGTGATTCTTCCAAGGTTACATCGCTTTGGGCAAACGGATCCTGAATTTTACCGTTTGCAACTTCATCGGCAATCGCAATCATTCCTTGCAAGATTTCCTGCAATGCAGCTTTATGGCTAATGTATAAACTGGAAGGGCTTCCGGCATTTTTTAATTGCGAAGTGTAATTTTCGCCCGATGGAGCCCAGCTCATTGCAAGATCGTGTGTTTCTGATTTAAAACTCTGGACGCATGCAACAAGATAATCAAACTCGCGCGTGGTAAATGACCCAAGGGTTTTCGGAGTAGCTTCATCCCCAAATAGCAAATATTCAATGGTATGAAATCCTTTAAGAGTGCCTTCAAGTCCATTAATATATGATTCATTCAAAGTTGCACTTCCGGCCAGAACATTGTCAAGGTCGACAACATTGACAGGCCAACTGTCGATATCAGGATCGATGCCTTTTGTGTCAACCGGACCGAAAAGGAATCCTTCCGACATTTCCCATGGAGCCCGCGCCGCGACCCATGCTGAACGAGCGGCTTCGAGATGTGGCTCGGTGGGATCGGAGGACAAAGTTTGAACACTGGTCAACAGCAAACCAGCTTTGGTATCAAGATCTTCGTAAGTTTGCAAAATCACTGAATCGGCAACATTAGCCAGCAAAGCCGTGGCGTCATATTCAATCGGAGGAAGTGAATCATCATTGCCGCAACTCGTTATCAACAAGAATGCAGACGTCAACATAAAAAACCGCTTCATCATAACAAGCTCCTTTGATATTTTGCATGGAGAACTAAAATTCAAATCCCATTCCTAATGAAAAAGTATTCTCATTTTGAGAGATTCCCAATTTGCGCATTGAATATTGTGTTTTGAAAACGATATATTTTTTCAACGGTTGATAATTCAATCCCGCCGTGTATACTTTCCGCTCCCAGCGCGGATTATTAAAAATATTGCCGGAAGTTTTATACATTGTGTCATAAAACTCATAGCGTCCAAATAAAATCAATTCGCTGTCAGTCGGATGTTCGCCTCCTACATAATGCAGAAAATCAAATAGCTCCAATCCTGCTTCGATGTAATAGCCTAATGCTTGGCTTCCGATAGGTGAGCGTTTGACATTGAGATTGTTGGATAAATTGCGATTGGCTTCTGAAATTTTATCGGCATTTTCCAAATGGCCCAGAATGACCATGGATCGAAAAATAACCGGCTCATATTCAAGCGCAACATGGGATTCGATTATACTCACATGCCCGTCGACCGTAATATCCGGTTTAGGGCGATTATGAGTGGAATTTCCGTAATACGCAGAAACGCCGATAAGATTTTCTGTGCCCCAGGCATAGTCCAATCGTCCATTGATGGCCATATCCTCGGCATTTACATTTTCAAAACGCAGTTGTTGTCCGCGAACAATCCATGAAGACGAGCTGAACCCGGTTGCATCAAGGCCATTGACCAGCGAGAAAGTATATTTCCAATTTTGTGCCAGGCTGCCGAAAATCTGGATCCCGTTTTCATACCAATTCGTCGGGATGATCGACGATTCGGTTTCATTGCGGGTAGTCGTAAAATATTCGGACGGTTCGTCAAGTTGTGAATTAAGTCCTATCGGAAGCTTAAATCGTCCAATACGGAAATTCAAATACGGTCTGTACTGATAAACAAAATTCATTTGCTCTAATTTAACTTCGCCGCCTTTTTCAATTTCAGTTTCAAATTCACCGAATTCTTCAAATTTATCAAACTCCATTGTAACACCTGTTCCGCCGTGTTCGATTTCGATTTCGGATTCAATTTTCATGCGTTCATTTAATTTATAGGACGGATATAAAGTCAAACGCTCGAGATCAATGACATTTCGCTTCTGCGGATCGGTTTGCCAGTCAAAAGCAAAATAATTCATCGTGCCATAGCCGCGCAGATGAAATTTTTTAATGTTAAAAGTTGAATCGGTTTCAGAGGCATGTAAAACCAAAGGTGTGATACACAACAATAGCCAGCGGTACATGAATAAGTCCTGTGTAATATGAATGAAGGTTATTTAATTACTCCAATATGGATTCATAAATCCGTGAATATTCGTCAGGATGACGTTTTACAGTTTTTAGATAAAGATTAACTTCTCTTCTTTTTAATTTATCGTTGTAAGTTCTGAGAGCAGCCAAAACCGGGCAATCTTTACATGCCTTTTTTTCTTCATAATTTTTACAACATTTTTTCATGATAGTAGTCCTTGCGATGCAACAGGCATTACCGCTTCACCTTGTGCGATCAGGCTATTCAAGTGAAATAATTCTAGCCCGGTAAACGCGAGTTGAACGTTATTGGCCGATGTTTCCACAAAAATATTTTTGTTGGTTCTGTTGTTCGGATCCATCAGACCATATTTTCTGATGACTGCTTGACGAAAATGAGTAAATTCTACCGCTGTTAGCGAGAGTACGACCGTTCCAAAACCGATTTGCAGCCTGTGGCAAGTCTCACAATGTGCGACATAGCCGAAATCCGATTGTGCGAGTATGGTGTGTTTGCATTTCATAACATTATTCCATTGCAAAAAACATTGGAATTAAAATAATAGCAAGCCAGATCAATCCTTTAATCAGAAAAAACAACAGGCCTATTAAACCTATTTTTTTAATCCATTCTGTCATCATCGCGTTAAAACTTCATAGGTTTTAAAGCTGGATTGCATCGGAGGAGTATCCCCGCGCTGAATCGCTTGTTTGATATCGTCGAATCCGCGCCGATGACCTTCGATAAATTCCGGAGAAGAAGTCCATTGCTTAAAAGCATTTTCGTTTTCCCAAAAACTCACGATTAGGTAATCATCTCCATCTTTGCTCGGCTTCAGAACTTGCATATCAACGAATCCAGGCATACGATCAATAGCATGCGCCCGTGACTTAAAAAGCTCTTCGAATTTTTGTTTATAATTTTTTTGGCATGAAATGTAGTTAATCGCAACAAAATTATGGCTCATGAATCCTCGCGAATTAAAGGTTGAATAAATTACAATTGAGACCCATTCTCATCTATAATTCCAAAAATAATGCTCAAAATAAAACCTACTGAGCATTATTGAGAATAATTCTCAATTAAAAAGTTAAAAATTATGCTCTGATTTAGAGCATTTACAAAGAATAAATCAAGTATTGAGAATCATTCTCAATACTTAAACCAAAATTACGCTCATTGATCTTAATGAGCGTTGAGTAATTGAGAATAATTCTCAATCAAAAGGACGTCGTAATTATATATATAAAAACCTGCTTTGTCAAGAATTTTCATGTGTGATGACAAAAATTTTACGAAGTTTTCACGCTATTTCTTTGAGAATTTTTGAAAATCACTTGCTACAAAGAGCGTTTATTTGTAGTTTACAACCCGCCGTAAAGAGTTTATTTATAAGTCTTTCAATTCATAAAGGAGTTATTGGAGTGTCCACATTCAGTCTCGATGTATTGAAGAAAAAAATTTCTCCTGAACTTTTACTCCAAGCCAAACAACTCGGTTATTCTGACAAACAATTAGCTTTTATTTGGAAAACGGATGAACTAATAATTCGCGAATTGAGAAAATCGCACGGTGTTCGCCCGGTTTATAAAACAGTTGATACATGCGCGGCTGAATTTGAGTCAGAAACGCCCTATTTCTATTCGACGTACGAAATAGAAACTGAAAATATCGATTCCGGAAAACGAAAGATCATTATTTTGGGAGGGGGGCCCAATCGAATCGGCCAAGGAATAGAATTTGATTATTGCTGTGTGCATGGCGTTTATGCTCTGCAGGAAGAGGGTTTTGAGGTGATCATGATCAACTGTAATCCCGAAACTGTGAGTACGGACTACGATACATCCGACCGGCTGTTTTTTGAACCGCTTACATTCGAAGATGTGATGAATATCATCGAGGCTGAAAAACCTGAAGGTGTGATCGTTCAATTCGGCGGACAGACACCTTTGAAATTGGCGATCCCACTCATGAAAGCCGACGTAAAAATACTTGGGACGTCTCCGGAAAATATCGATGCGGCGGAGGACAGAAAAAAATTCGGTGCTTTACTTGAACGCCTGAAAATCCAATGTCCCGCATACGGTACGGTATCATCATTTGCAGAAGCGCGCGATATTGCAACCCGGATCGGCTATCCAGTTCTCGTCAGACCTTCGTATGTTTTGGGTGGACGGGCGATGGAAATCGTCTACGACGAAGAAGCGCTCGAACGCTACATGGTACATGCAATTAACGTATCGCCCGAACATCCGATATTGGTGGATAAATTTCTCGTGGATGCGGTCGAGTTTGACGTCGATGCATTGTGCGACGGTAAAGATGTTTTTATCGGCGGCGTGATGCAGCATATCGAAGAAGCCGGTATTCATTCGGGCGACAGTTCATGCGTATTGCCGCCTTATTCGGCGTCGCAAGACGTTGTCGATAAATTGCGTCAATTTACACGGCAACTTGCCAAAGAATTGAACGTGATCGGTCTAATTAACATTCAGTATGCTGTACAAAATGGCGACGTATATGTATTGGAGGTTAACCCTCGTGCATCACGTACAGTGCCGTTTGTCAGCAAAGCTATCGGTGTTCCGCTTGCTAAGATGGCAGCAAAAATCATGGTCGGGAAAACATTAAAAGAGCTTGGCCTTTCGAAGGAAATTGTTCCGGCTTATACATCTGTAAAAGACCCGGTTTTTCCTTTTAGTAAATTTCCGGGCATCCGAATGTATCTTGGGCCGGAAATGCGCTCGACCGGAGAAGTGATGGGTATTGCCGATACTTTTCCTAAAGCTTTGGCTAAAGCACATCTTGCAGCGGGTATGCAAATGCCGACAAGCGGAGGGGTTTTTATTACCGTCAATGACCGGGATAAATCGAAAATTGTCCCTATTGCCAAAGATCTGCAAAATCTTGGATTTGTTATCTACGCCACGGATGGGACTTCTAAAATTTTGAATGACAATGGTATTGACACAAAACACGTTTTTAAATTACAGGAAGGCCGCCCGCACGTTATTGACCGGATCAAAAACAAAGAAATTCAAATCGTTATCAATACTCCGACCGGTAAAGCTGCAAAACTTGACGAACGTTATATCGGGGAAGCGGCGATGCTGTATAAAATTCCGATGATCACTACAATCCCGGGAGCCATCGGTTTGGTGAAAGGCATTCGGGCCATTGCCGAAGAAAAACTCTCGGTAACCAGTATTCAAGAATATCATACTAACCTCAGTTAATCCGTACTTTCAAATTCCGTCTATCAATTAAATTAAAATCATGAAACACTATCTTATATCCGGCGCCGGATCAGGTATTGGTCGGGCTATTGCCGTTAAACTAGCTCAAAATGGGCATGCAGTAATTTTGTGCGGTCGTGATATTGCTAAGTTGCAAGCAACTCTCAAGGATTTACCTGAACCTGCACGGCATCAGGTACTCGCTGTTGACGTACGTTCACCGGCAAGCCTGAATTCGGCTATTCAATCCTTTCCTAAAATCACGCTTGATGGAATAATAGCCAACGCAGGGGTCGGAGGAAAAAATACTTTTGGCATCAATGACCGATGGGATGAAATCATTTCAACAAATTTGACAGGAACCTACCAATTTGTAAACTCTTTTCTTCCTTTTTTAAGGAAAAGTCCTTCTGAATTCAAGCATGTGATCATTACATCATCAATCCTGGCACGACTAGGCGTTGCCGGTTATAGTGCGTATTGTGCGAGCAAATCAGGGCTGTTAGGGTTAATGCGGAGTTGGGCGG comes from the bacterium genome and includes:
- a CDS encoding SpoIIE family protein phosphatase, which encodes MEKFKELLFKLYSDRRRAEILLPFAIGLIALYFFYQWVVKDRILFIGGFLMAVFFLTAIFTLNFSKASRIAKRVTAYIITGLAFTFLLTGFFFYAFNQSVIRQFDLKNNLRVLESYNKTIDQYFAERLQWANVLRDRLLVSEPPGYNTLINEFYYNHPTDFISIYLLNSEGFSRFGVPVNYDYLERSDFKTVTITQYTEPSVNVSLGQNVETQLVSVKLIVPFTSPDSTLWYILMNLKLEDLTKRVKEITSNTRFYIVRKNEVLYSNIADNSSRDFRDFTETGYTETDDRTFITRHNLQSIPWQTVSVQTLDQAFPGLLIADGELTKVVILCGVLGLLSGLLLSLYLTKSILLPVSKLSMDAGIISRGEIDHPIGSASETDEINDLAASVRTMVNTLKEKMSELNTANERLVYTQSELDQQLQAAHKIQLGLTPHDALLTSGFDIYGRLILAHQVGGDYFDYFEIDEHHAGILLIDAAGKGISASFYAALVKGVTEIQLKSLSFHEQNLSKYFHIIEDLLFHVRDQRTRTVAMQFAVLDTQNGHIRIINAGLENPVLVRDGNPSILNISGRAMGMPRWLGDFQEVEFDLQPNDTLLFHSDGLENLESAITPLLQEDFFIRSSQQLLSEMQTHFIDGQRLSDDIAVVLLRHYPIQKHYVKIESAPDAEKALIDDIGKRMERSGFSETKINDFKIAVREAVVNAVKHGNQYNSSRSVDIGIFYTEKFIEVKIHDYGKGFEWSKIEKPEMHKKLNGEQKAGGWGLHVMQKLVYDWSVHRSDTGNTLCLRMIEN
- a CDS encoding thiol oxidoreductase, encoding MKFKFELASCVLLVFIFGCETNDSDADGSPDLAGGATTVFVSGSNAYSTPSPNLSGIGIEQHADGDAAFEQIFVTAPAGVNGGLGPVFNNTSCINCHVRDGRGLPFVEGSTGSLLFRLSIPGSDEHGGPVGIDGFGGQLQVRSVEGFIAEGNVTVNYTEIDSLYPDGNPYSLLQPAYTVTQTYTNLPSNFLLSPRFARSVFGLGLLEAISESDILDLADENDTDQDGISGRPNYVWDIVNQKNSLGRFGWKANQPNLLQQNATAYQQDMGITSYVHPLENSFGQTNNDTLPDDPEIDSLTIAAVTFYTQTLGVPAPRNQNDQSVREGKKLFEQALCQNCHVAPFRTNNLNGVPEVSNQVIYPYTDMLLHDMGEGLADNRSDFLANGREWRTPPLWGIGLSEVVNGHTYFLHDGRARNIEEAILWHGGEAQESVSIFKHLTKEQRSALLQFINSL
- a CDS encoding autotransporter outer membrane beta-barrel domain-containing protein, with the translated sequence MYRWLLLCITPLVLHASETDSTFNIKKFHLRGYGTMNYFAFDWQTDPQKRNVIDLERLTLYPSYKLNERMKIESEIEIEHGGTGVTMEFDKFEEFGEFETEIEKGGEVKLEQMNFVYQYRPYLNFRIGRFKLPIGLNSQLDEPSEYFTTTRNETESSIIPTNWYENGIQIFGSLAQNWKYTFSLVNGLDATGFSSSSWIVRGQQLRFENVNAEDMAINGRLDYAWGTENLIGVSAYYGNSTHNRPKPDITVDGHVSIIESHVALEYEPVIFRSMVILGHLENADKISEANRNLSNNLNVKRSPIGSQALGYYIEAGLELFDFLHYVGGEHPTDSELILFGRYEFYDTMYKTSGNIFNNPRWERKVYTAGLNYQPLKKYIVFKTQYSMRKLGISQNENTFSLGMGFEF
- a CDS encoding antibiotic biosynthesis monooxygenase; protein product: MSHNFVAINYISCQKNYKQKFEELFKSRAHAIDRMPGFVDMQVLKPSKDGDDYLIVSFWENENAFKQWTSSPEFIEGHRRGFDDIKQAIQRGDTPPMQSSFKTYEVLTR
- the carB gene encoding carbamoyl-phosphate synthase large subunit; amino-acid sequence: MTKILRSFHAISLRIFENHLLQRAFICSLQPAVKSLFISLSIHKGVIGVSTFSLDVLKKKISPELLLQAKQLGYSDKQLAFIWKTDELIIRELRKSHGVRPVYKTVDTCAAEFESETPYFYSTYEIETENIDSGKRKIIILGGGPNRIGQGIEFDYCCVHGVYALQEEGFEVIMINCNPETVSTDYDTSDRLFFEPLTFEDVMNIIEAEKPEGVIVQFGGQTPLKLAIPLMKADVKILGTSPENIDAAEDRKKFGALLERLKIQCPAYGTVSSFAEARDIATRIGYPVLVRPSYVLGGRAMEIVYDEEALERYMVHAINVSPEHPILVDKFLVDAVEFDVDALCDGKDVFIGGVMQHIEEAGIHSGDSSCVLPPYSASQDVVDKLRQFTRQLAKELNVIGLINIQYAVQNGDVYVLEVNPRASRTVPFVSKAIGVPLAKMAAKIMVGKTLKELGLSKEIVPAYTSVKDPVFPFSKFPGIRMYLGPEMRSTGEVMGIADTFPKALAKAHLAAGMQMPTSGGVFITVNDRDKSKIVPIAKDLQNLGFVIYATDGTSKILNDNGIDTKHVFKLQEGRPHVIDRIKNKEIQIVINTPTGKAAKLDERYIGEAAMLYKIPMITTIPGAIGLVKGIRAIAEEKLSVTSIQEYHTNLS
- a CDS encoding SDR family oxidoreductase, whose amino-acid sequence is MKHYLISGAGSGIGRAIAVKLAQNGHAVILCGRDIAKLQATLKDLPEPARHQVLAVDVRSPASLNSAIQSFPKITLDGIIANAGVGGKNTFGINDRWDEIISTNLTGTYQFVNSFLPFLRKSPSEFKHVIITSSILARLGVAGYSAYCASKSGLLGLMRSWAVEWAPEKILVNAICPGWVNTKMAHDGIQGIADAVGITKNEAMAMAMKPVPLGKMTEPEEVADLIDYLLQQKSITGQALDINNGAIMNS